From one bacterium genomic stretch:
- a CDS encoding glycosyltransferase, with product MIWLYATLLLPSLFWLIGVVRWLGAKRKGSQAEQTQSIAVVVVARNEERTISDCLISICEQCIGPQEVILMDDSSDDQSPEIVRNLAKKYGKLRMVTFTSKAGRSPKKTGLALAFANIDTELVALTDADCVVPNKWLESMAKYSDSKIGAVIGASWPSNDKGILSRIYRWERLIANVSMASACGWGSPASACGHNILYRREALNVVEAPVRRDLTSGDDDLTVQAIARAGFRVVFCPDSESVVHDLGGVRGSRWSQAVRHQSVTKLYPLHWQVVFLMSVVSGVVVPASLVALPAFGQILIPVSFAAAKILLDTFSGIFVKRKLKLDISNLEILLASLLLPFWMIWRALASIFGKSYSWRDRKIAATGR from the coding sequence GTGATTTGGCTATATGCAACTCTTCTGCTCCCGTCCCTTTTCTGGCTAATCGGTGTTGTCCGTTGGCTTGGGGCGAAACGAAAGGGTTCGCAGGCAGAGCAGACACAGAGCATCGCTGTTGTGGTCGTTGCTCGTAATGAAGAACGCACGATATCTGATTGCCTGATCTCGATTTGTGAGCAGTGTATTGGCCCACAGGAGGTGATTCTGATGGACGATAGTTCCGACGATCAATCGCCTGAAATTGTGCGAAACCTTGCGAAGAAATACGGCAAGTTGCGTATGGTCACCTTTACTTCTAAAGCAGGCAGGAGTCCCAAAAAGACAGGTCTAGCGCTTGCGTTCGCGAATATCGACACCGAACTTGTCGCTCTCACGGACGCGGATTGTGTAGTGCCCAACAAGTGGCTGGAATCAATGGCCAAGTACTCTGACTCTAAGATTGGTGCAGTCATTGGTGCATCGTGGCCAAGCAACGATAAGGGTATTCTCAGCAGAATTTATCGATGGGAAAGACTGATAGCCAATGTAAGTATGGCTTCGGCGTGTGGTTGGGGAAGTCCTGCTTCAGCCTGCGGCCACAATATTCTATACCGTCGGGAAGCTTTGAATGTGGTTGAAGCACCAGTCCGACGTGATTTGACTTCAGGAGATGATGATTTGACTGTGCAGGCGATTGCCAGAGCTGGTTTTCGCGTCGTGTTCTGTCCAGATAGCGAGAGTGTTGTTCACGACTTAGGGGGAGTCCGTGGATCCAGATGGTCTCAAGCAGTCCGCCATCAAAGTGTCACGAAACTCTACCCGTTACACTGGCAAGTTGTCTTTCTCATGTCAGTCGTGTCCGGAGTAGTTGTCCCTGCCTCTCTCGTTGCACTTCCGGCTTTCGGACAAATATTAATTCCGGTGTCCTTTGCGGCTGCAAAAATACTCTTAGACACGTTTTCAGGAATCTTCGTTAAACGGAAATTGAAACTCGATATTTCGAATCTGGAAATTCTGCTTGCTTCGCTCCTCCTCCCCTTTTGGATGATTTGGCGTGCTTTGGCAAGCATCTTTGGCAAGTCTTACTCATGGCGTGACCGTAAAATTGCTGCGACAGGCCGCTAG
- a CDS encoding glycosyltransferase, which produces MDGKTVFSTFPNAILSILCFLTVVFGIAMLWFAVGIARLTKKRVANHSKWPTVSVVMPARNEAGILPWTISSLMKQDYPGNWELIVVDDRSEDETPAVLAKLCAQYGNLRAIRVVKEPETSPKKAALAIGISATESDIVFTTDADCQYHSGWIRSMVSYLTDDVGVVAGLTIFDLPNYKSVPVWQKVQWLDFFVQNFLAAGALGWNHAASCNGSNLCFRRQVYDEIAGYGESAAIVSGDDVLFAQRVASMTSWRMAFSTATESIVRSVPVQSLSELIHQRLRWASKGLKYRGSMLVFLFLVYTYYSALIFLPLVTFYSSLPYLLGALIVATKLLCDSITVYVGAKVFNQTRLLPYFWIYEIVHIVATPFFGFCGLLFPYNWKGDWYRTAKLPLGVSDKWLGGTVKFGKRQKKRSLVE; this is translated from the coding sequence ATGGATGGCAAGACCGTGTTTAGCACATTCCCTAATGCTATCCTCTCGATTTTGTGTTTCCTGACGGTTGTGTTTGGGATTGCAATGCTTTGGTTTGCCGTAGGAATTGCGAGATTGACGAAGAAAAGAGTGGCGAATCATAGCAAATGGCCGACCGTAAGTGTAGTCATGCCAGCACGAAACGAGGCTGGAATACTACCTTGGACAATCTCTTCACTGATGAAACAGGATTATCCCGGTAATTGGGAGCTAATAGTGGTTGATGACCGAAGTGAGGATGAAACACCTGCAGTTCTGGCGAAGCTTTGTGCTCAGTATGGCAACCTTAGGGCAATCCGGGTTGTCAAGGAACCCGAGACCTCGCCCAAGAAGGCCGCGTTGGCCATAGGAATTTCGGCCACAGAAAGCGACATAGTCTTCACTACTGACGCTGATTGCCAATATCACTCCGGTTGGATTCGAAGTATGGTGAGCTATCTTACCGATGATGTAGGGGTGGTAGCAGGACTTACGATCTTTGACCTCCCGAATTACAAGTCAGTGCCGGTATGGCAAAAAGTTCAATGGCTTGATTTCTTCGTTCAGAATTTCCTGGCAGCAGGTGCGCTTGGATGGAACCATGCGGCAAGTTGTAACGGCAGCAATTTGTGTTTTCGCAGACAAGTATATGACGAAATCGCAGGATATGGAGAGTCTGCTGCAATTGTATCAGGTGACGATGTCCTGTTTGCGCAACGGGTTGCTTCAATGACAAGCTGGAGAATGGCTTTTTCGACCGCTACGGAATCCATTGTTCGCTCCGTTCCGGTGCAGTCGCTTTCCGAACTAATCCATCAACGATTGCGATGGGCTTCAAAAGGCCTGAAGTACAGGGGCAGCATGCTTGTGTTCCTATTCCTCGTGTACACCTACTATTCTGCGCTGATCTTTCTGCCTCTGGTGACGTTTTATTCGTCGCTTCCGTACCTGCTTGGAGCTTTGATCGTAGCAACAAAATTGCTATGCGACTCAATAACAGTGTACGTCGGAGCCAAAGTATTCAACCAAACACGATTGCTCCCTTATTTCTGGATTTACGAAATTGTTCACATTGTTGCTACACCCTTTTTCGGATTTTGTGGTCTTTTGTTCCCGTACAACTGGAAGGGTGATTGGTATCGCACTGCCAAACTTCCGCTCGGTGTATCTGATAAATGGCTGGGTGGTACAGTGAAGTTTGGCAAACGGCAGAAGAAACGGAGCCTGGTAGAGTGA
- the efp gene encoding elongation factor P — translation MATTADIRKGLTLQMEGQIFEVADFQHVKPGKGGAFVRITLRNARTGRVIERTLNSGASIETVRVDGKDLQYLYNDGESFHFMDQESYEQFQFTGEWLGTKAQWMKEGVVCRVNFLESEALTIELPNFMELEIKETAPGFKGDTVSNTGKPAILETGAEISVPLFCEIGDVVRVDTRTGEYLDRVKRAG, via the coding sequence ATGGCAACTACAGCAGACATTCGCAAGGGTCTAACCTTGCAGATGGAAGGACAGATTTTTGAAGTCGCAGATTTTCAGCACGTGAAGCCTGGAAAAGGAGGCGCCTTCGTACGCATTACTCTCCGCAATGCCCGCACTGGAAGAGTAATTGAACGGACATTGAACTCCGGGGCATCGATTGAAACAGTGCGAGTCGACGGCAAGGATCTTCAATACCTTTATAACGATGGAGAAAGCTTTCATTTCATGGACCAGGAGTCCTACGAACAATTTCAGTTCACGGGTGAATGGCTCGGTACAAAGGCTCAGTGGATGAAGGAAGGGGTGGTTTGCAGAGTAAACTTCCTTGAAAGCGAGGCCCTCACCATTGAACTTCCGAATTTTATGGAACTGGAAATCAAAGAAACGGCACCAGGATTCAAAGGCGACACTGTATCCAATACAGGCAAACCAGCGATTCTCGAAACAGGTGCTGAGATATCAGTCCCACTGTTCTGTGAAATCGGCGATGTCGTAAGGGTTGATACAAGAACGGGTGAGTATCTTGACCGGGTGAAACGTGCCGGGTAA
- the ligA gene encoding NAD-dependent DNA ligase LigA encodes MAAPRQEIEALRREIARHDKLYYADGNPEISDEEYDKLFDRLRVLEAAHPHLVTPDSPTQRIGDALNEGFASVKHPFPMLSLQNSYDLKDIQEFHRRVVDGLEGELPEYSCELKFDGISILLTYTDGMLTRAATRGDGERGDDITTNIRTIRGLPLQLEPKRLKLEVPKVFHVRGEVYMRTDDFLSFNREQVAEGKKPLANPRNTVAGSLKLLDPGMVARRPLRVVCYSFESPDGDLRSHSDGLRTLDELGLPVSRASQVARTIDEAVDYWKSWEAKRDTLDFEIDGVVLKVNSISQQRKLGNTSRAPRWAIACKFSARQAVTVLNGVSFQIGRTGVLTPVAELEPVALGGVTVRRATLHNFDEVRRLDLHYGDTVILERGGDVIPKISRVVTENRLRLSKPVIEPEKCPVCQSALERLPGEVALRCTNPLDPEAVKRQIEHFASRGALDISGMGFETINELVNHGIVTEPADIFFLTAENLLSLPGFARKSAEKLIASIESAKAADLDRLIFGLGIRFVGESTARTLAYSFADLEQLSRTSIAELESLPDVGPKVAQAIVEYFSTKQWRSALEKLKRAGVKLQGATQGVRGNILSGMTIVVTGTLTKYSREEIERLILAQGGKPSGSVSRNTSFLISGEKAGSKLAKAESIGIPVLSEEQFGLLLQGKIGLDSLTR; translated from the coding sequence ATGGCAGCACCACGGCAAGAAATTGAGGCCCTGAGAAGGGAAATTGCCCGACATGACAAGCTCTATTATGCCGATGGCAACCCGGAGATTAGTGACGAGGAATACGACAAGCTCTTTGACAGACTTCGGGTTCTAGAGGCAGCACACCCGCACCTTGTAACCCCTGACAGTCCGACGCAACGCATCGGAGATGCCCTTAACGAAGGCTTTGCCTCGGTAAAGCACCCATTTCCAATGCTCTCTCTCCAGAATTCCTATGACCTGAAAGACATTCAGGAGTTTCACAGGCGGGTTGTTGATGGACTAGAAGGCGAGCTGCCAGAGTACTCCTGCGAATTAAAGTTTGATGGCATATCCATTCTTCTAACATATACTGACGGAATGCTAACAAGAGCGGCCACCCGAGGCGATGGCGAGAGGGGGGACGACATAACCACGAATATCAGAACGATTCGGGGTCTACCTCTCCAATTGGAACCCAAACGCTTGAAACTCGAGGTTCCGAAAGTTTTTCATGTTCGCGGCGAAGTGTACATGCGAACGGATGACTTTTTGTCGTTTAATCGCGAACAGGTGGCGGAAGGGAAAAAGCCACTGGCAAACCCACGAAACACTGTTGCTGGCTCTTTGAAACTTCTTGATCCAGGGATGGTGGCGCGGCGCCCCTTAAGAGTCGTTTGCTACAGTTTTGAATCTCCAGACGGTGATCTGCGGAGCCATTCGGACGGTCTGCGGACTCTTGATGAATTGGGTTTGCCCGTCAGTCGTGCTTCACAAGTGGCTCGAACCATAGACGAAGCTGTTGATTATTGGAAGTCATGGGAAGCAAAGCGAGACACACTTGACTTCGAGATTGACGGCGTTGTATTGAAAGTGAATTCAATTTCGCAACAGAGGAAGCTTGGAAACACGTCGCGTGCGCCTCGTTGGGCAATTGCCTGCAAGTTCTCCGCTCGCCAAGCTGTCACCGTACTAAACGGCGTTTCATTTCAGATCGGAAGGACCGGCGTTCTAACACCAGTTGCCGAACTTGAGCCGGTTGCTCTGGGGGGGGTTACAGTTCGCCGTGCGACATTGCACAACTTCGACGAAGTTCGACGTCTCGATTTACATTACGGTGATACCGTAATACTCGAGAGAGGCGGTGACGTCATTCCGAAGATATCCCGCGTGGTGACCGAGAATCGCTTGCGGCTTTCAAAGCCTGTCATTGAACCCGAGAAGTGTCCGGTTTGTCAATCCGCACTTGAGAGATTGCCTGGCGAGGTTGCACTCCGTTGCACTAATCCGCTCGATCCTGAAGCAGTAAAGAGGCAAATAGAACACTTTGCGTCAAGGGGTGCCCTCGACATTTCAGGAATGGGTTTCGAGACGATTAACGAATTGGTTAATCATGGAATCGTCACTGAACCTGCCGATATTTTTTTCTTGACGGCCGAAAACTTACTCTCCCTTCCTGGATTTGCAAGAAAATCGGCCGAAAAACTAATCGCATCCATTGAATCCGCAAAGGCCGCCGACCTGGATCGCCTTATCTTTGGCCTAGGCATCCGTTTTGTCGGTGAAAGTACTGCGCGAACTCTGGCCTACAGTTTTGCTGATCTCGAACAGCTTTCCCGGACAAGCATTGCCGAGTTAGAATCTCTACCCGATGTGGGACCAAAGGTCGCCCAAGCGATTGTTGAGTATTTTTCTACAAAGCAGTGGAGATCAGCGCTTGAAAAACTCAAGCGGGCGGGTGTCAAACTCCAAGGTGCCACACAGGGAGTGCGGGGCAATATTTTGAGTGGAATGACAATAGTGGTTACAGGGACTCTTACTAAGTATTCCCGGGAAGAAATTGAACGGCTGATATTGGCTCAAGGTGGAAAGCCAAGTGGGTCAGTGTCAAGGAACACTTCCTTCCTGATCTCCGGCGAAAAGGCTGGTTCGAAGCTGGCAAAAGCAGAATCAATTGGAATACCCGTCCTTTCAGAAGAGCAGTTTGGCTTGCTACTACAGGGGAAAATAGGTTTAGATTCATTAACAAGATAG
- a CDS encoding OmpA family protein: MIESRILDAFDFIEVLVLKYGSLAESSKIHPKHGSASSTIEFVIGSNELSQRSIRYLRGLAPELARQYSSGNLEIRAETSESFASPGERLNLTKSRAEAIKDVLVAEGFPADRIVTVGTERAGETRVKFIHRHK, from the coding sequence TTGATCGAATCACGAATACTTGATGCATTTGATTTCATCGAAGTTCTAGTCCTTAAGTACGGTTCACTTGCTGAATCGAGCAAGATCCATCCAAAGCATGGTTCGGCTTCCTCTACTATTGAGTTTGTCATCGGAAGCAATGAGCTGAGCCAGCGCAGCATTCGATACCTGCGCGGTTTGGCACCGGAATTGGCAAGACAATATTCAAGCGGTAACCTTGAAATTCGTGCAGAGACTAGCGAGAGCTTTGCAAGTCCGGGCGAGAGATTAAACCTTACGAAATCGCGCGCAGAGGCAATAAAGGACGTATTGGTGGCAGAGGGATTCCCTGCCGACAGAATTGTCACAGTCGGTACCGAAAGAGCGGGTGAGACCCGCGTGAAGTTTATTCACAGGCACAAGTAA
- a CDS encoding glycosyltransferase: MILDTLAVSAGALHLTIGSLVAAALLKKGPAQDIELPLVSIVVPARNEAANLPRLFKSLESLRYEYAKLELVLVNDDSTDQTCAVAHELSRKLPFRVRIFNASHGQTESLPPTKTLPLAQGIDEAKGEIILMTDGDCEVPQDWVLDIVRHFEQDVGLVCGITLPDYENTRKLETRFESVDWSLLLGVCAGMCRLGSPLALIGNNYAVRKKCYEDVGTFRGISHNRIDDIALFRAVADSKKWGIAFAVTQGACVVTLPVGSTTDLVNQRYRWMEGFRAISVRGKLLFGFGLATHLLWPILLLFSGKIGGAAGFAVMLGDWLVISSVLTRLNRRGLYMYMYVYPLYALAYGWRLVLSIFRRPAITWKDRRLA, from the coding sequence ATGATTCTCGATACATTGGCCGTGAGCGCTGGAGCATTGCATCTGACAATAGGTTCGCTGGTAGCTGCAGCCTTGTTAAAAAAAGGTCCTGCACAGGACATTGAATTGCCACTTGTGTCGATTGTGGTTCCTGCACGAAATGAAGCTGCAAACTTGCCAAGGCTATTTAAATCATTGGAGTCATTGCGATATGAATATGCGAAATTGGAGTTAGTTCTTGTCAATGATGATTCGACTGACCAAACTTGCGCGGTTGCGCACGAGCTCAGCAGGAAGCTTCCGTTCAGAGTTCGGATCTTCAATGCGAGTCATGGGCAAACGGAGAGTTTGCCACCGACCAAGACACTTCCATTAGCGCAGGGAATCGACGAGGCCAAAGGGGAGATAATTCTAATGACGGATGGCGATTGCGAGGTTCCCCAAGATTGGGTATTAGATATTGTTCGGCATTTTGAGCAAGACGTTGGACTTGTCTGCGGAATTACTTTGCCTGACTATGAAAACACGCGCAAGTTAGAAACTCGCTTCGAATCCGTAGACTGGTCTCTGCTATTAGGCGTCTGCGCCGGAATGTGCCGATTAGGAAGTCCGCTAGCGCTAATCGGCAATAATTATGCGGTGAGGAAGAAGTGCTACGAAGATGTCGGAACTTTCCGAGGGATAAGTCATAATCGTATTGATGACATTGCCCTCTTCAGGGCAGTGGCCGATTCAAAAAAATGGGGGATTGCGTTTGCCGTAACGCAAGGCGCGTGCGTCGTAACTTTGCCTGTCGGAAGCACGACAGATCTTGTGAATCAGCGCTACAGGTGGATGGAGGGATTTCGGGCGATAAGCGTCAGGGGCAAACTCCTATTTGGGTTTGGACTTGCCACTCATTTGCTTTGGCCGATTCTATTGCTGTTTTCGGGAAAGATTGGTGGCGCTGCAGGGTTTGCTGTTATGCTTGGTGATTGGCTGGTCATTTCCTCAGTTCTAACAAGATTGAACAGGCGAGGACTGTACATGTATATGTATGTTTACCCGCTTTATGCTCTTGCATATGGTTGGCGACTTGTGCTGTCAATTTTCCGGCGACCTGCAATAACTTGGAAAGACCGCAGATTGGCGTAA
- the accB gene encoding acetyl-CoA carboxylase biotin carboxyl carrier protein has translation MSTRTSKEKPRIDIGEIQKLIRMIERSPINEFELVESDLKIRISKNGISSQLIPAGMQLPAVPLGYSAPAPLAAMQSLPTASPVTAASVQSAPTANIVEVKAPMVGTFYRAPSPDADPYVRVGDIVEIGKVMCIIEAMKLMNEIEAEFKGKIVDVLVENAQPVEFGQVMFRIERIG, from the coding sequence ATGTCCACACGGACTTCCAAAGAGAAACCGAGAATTGATATCGGTGAGATCCAGAAGCTCATTCGAATGATTGAGCGAAGCCCTATCAATGAGTTTGAGCTTGTTGAAAGTGATCTCAAGATTCGTATCTCAAAAAACGGCATCTCCAGTCAGCTGATTCCGGCTGGAATGCAGCTTCCGGCTGTGCCACTTGGCTATTCGGCGCCAGCGCCATTAGCTGCAATGCAATCGCTGCCTACTGCTTCACCGGTAACTGCTGCAAGTGTTCAGTCTGCGCCTACAGCGAACATTGTTGAAGTTAAGGCGCCGATGGTTGGGACTTTTTATCGTGCGCCTTCTCCTGATGCCGATCCCTATGTGCGAGTCGGTGATATCGTAGAAATCGGGAAAGTGATGTGCATCATCGAAGCGATGAAGCTGATGAACGAGATTGAGGCCGAATTCAAAGGCAAGATTGTAGATGTTTTGGTTGAGAATGCGCAGCCGGTTGAGTTTGGGCAAGTAATGTTCCGAATCGAAAGAATTGGCTGA
- a CDS encoding flippase-like domain-containing protein → MNQSYETNTVVNTVPIKESQSRTFPQWIKLLSTFVVLALLTWQIQWQDVLNALKNASLIGLSGAIALWIPNQYLQYLRWKLIANSGATKPYSSDIKASYWLGHTLGFITPGRIGAYGRGLFLRNVNVLEATALTLLERSYSAVTVNGFGLIALGLLPQLGWSVSWAPLSPSVSFGLTIVGGLVLAAGLVPGAILGFIGKTLGTMFQLTKVANSLQQLNLISFRTSFVFLGLASLSLLVSLVQFYLILRAFGVELPFIASLLAIQLNFFLKGNIPLTLGNLGVGEWTALICLRGLGVPDTISVAASLALFSLNVAIPALVGVRFIKRIFTIHHGWQDRV, encoded by the coding sequence TTGAATCAATCTTACGAAACGAATACAGTAGTTAATACTGTCCCAATCAAAGAGTCTCAGAGCCGTACCTTTCCTCAATGGATAAAGTTGCTCAGTACTTTTGTTGTGCTTGCACTGTTGACTTGGCAGATTCAATGGCAAGACGTCTTAAACGCATTAAAGAATGCAAGCCTGATTGGACTATCGGGGGCGATCGCGCTGTGGATACCCAACCAATACCTGCAGTACTTAAGATGGAAGCTCATTGCTAATTCAGGTGCGACGAAACCGTATTCTTCCGATATCAAGGCAAGCTATTGGCTAGGTCACACTCTGGGATTCATAACACCTGGACGAATCGGTGCTTACGGCCGAGGTCTGTTTCTGCGCAATGTCAATGTACTGGAAGCAACTGCCTTGACCTTACTTGAGAGAAGTTACAGTGCGGTGACTGTTAACGGATTTGGTCTTATTGCGCTTGGACTACTTCCCCAACTTGGATGGAGCGTTAGTTGGGCACCATTAAGTCCTAGTGTTTCTTTTGGACTGACTATTGTCGGCGGACTGGTACTTGCAGCTGGCCTTGTTCCTGGCGCGATTCTTGGTTTTATTGGAAAAACGCTTGGCACGATGTTTCAGCTAACGAAAGTTGCGAACTCGCTTCAGCAGCTTAATTTAATCTCGTTTAGAACTTCCTTCGTATTCTTGGGACTTGCGTCACTTTCGTTACTGGTTTCGTTAGTTCAGTTTTATTTGATTCTCAGAGCGTTCGGTGTGGAGCTACCTTTTATAGCCAGCCTTTTGGCGATTCAATTGAATTTCTTTCTCAAAGGAAATATACCGCTTACGCTTGGAAATCTGGGAGTAGGTGAATGGACTGCACTTATCTGCCTGCGTGGACTTGGTGTGCCAGATACCATTTCTGTCGCCGCGTCATTAGCGCTATTTAGTCTAAACGTGGCCATACCTGCCCTCGTCGGCGTCCGGTTCATAAAACGCATCTTCACGATCCATCATGGATGGCAAGACCGTGTTTAG
- a CDS encoding polysaccharide deacetylase family protein, whose amino-acid sequence MIRPISQIAPLLARGWQTHCKNAGEAAITFDDGPDPKTTPMLLKTLDDLGLKATMFVVGQKCKGNRSLLQEIAAQGHSIACHGYSHEKHWFREPSFVQASVRQSLYILQDFGVKMELLFRPPYGAIDWRLHKRVTEIGAVPVLWSAHVRDWKPQEDSALLTRMSAAVHDRMILLMHDGHVTTPQVISQLWFLRDRIESMGLKSVALKCENAIRIVA is encoded by the coding sequence GTGATACGTCCAATCTCGCAAATAGCACCTCTGCTCGCCCGTGGATGGCAAACGCACTGTAAGAATGCAGGTGAGGCCGCAATAACTTTCGATGATGGTCCGGATCCAAAGACCACACCAATGCTACTCAAGACATTGGACGACCTGGGCTTGAAAGCAACTATGTTTGTTGTGGGACAGAAGTGTAAGGGAAATAGATCGCTTCTGCAAGAGATCGCCGCACAAGGTCACTCCATCGCCTGCCATGGATACTCACATGAAAAGCACTGGTTCAGAGAACCGTCCTTTGTTCAGGCAAGTGTTAGACAGTCTTTATACATACTGCAGGATTTTGGAGTTAAAATGGAATTGCTCTTCAGACCACCTTATGGAGCAATAGACTGGCGCCTTCATAAACGGGTCACTGAAATTGGTGCAGTCCCAGTTCTTTGGTCTGCGCATGTCCGCGACTGGAAACCACAAGAAGATAGTGCATTGTTGACAAGAATGTCAGCGGCGGTACATGACCGCATGATACTTTTGATGCATGATGGACATGTGACTACTCCGCAAGTTATATCGCAACTGTGGTTTTTGCGCGACCGCATTGAGTCAATGGGCTTGAAGTCTGTCGCGCTGAAGTGTGAGAATGCTATCCGGATTGTTGCATGA